The sequence AACGTTAAGTATATGGTTTTGTGGCGGTTGTGGAACACAAATCTTTCAATTTACACTGATGTTTATTTATTGTTAAAATATTCAAATTTAGCACTTCACCCGCCATAAACTATATACATTGTTGTGTTTTCGTGCTTTTATTATTTTTCTAATATTTCCATTAATTTGTAATTAAGATATAGTTTTTCCTTGCCTACTTTTATTGAATCTAAAAATCCTTTTTCTTCAAGTAAGATAAGATAATTGCCAACAGTTTTAAGAGTTCCCAACCCAGCGTTAATCAGAAATTGTCTTTTTGTATATGGCAATCTGAATATTATTTCTATTAAGTCTTTTGAGTAAACTTTTGGGAGTTCATTCTTAATTTTTTCTGATGTTTTTTCCATTAGAGAAATCACATTATCTAAACGGATTAAGCCTTTATTAGCAGTTGATTCTATCATATCAAGCATGTAAAGAATAAATTCTTCCCAATCATTGTTTTCTGTTATATTCCTTAGTTTCTTATAGTAATCTGTTTTATTCTTTATAATATATTCGCTAAGATAAATCGCCGGGATGTCTAACAATTTTTCCATTTTTAAATATAAAAGCAAAAGAATTCTTCCTGTTCTTCCATTACCATCTGAAAATGGGTGAATTGCTTCAAATTGATAATGCATTATAGCCATTTTAATCAAAGGATCTAATGAAACATCCTGATTAATGAATTTTTCAAGATTTGCTAATTTATCTCGAATTATACTTTCTCCGGAGGGTGGAGTGTAAATAACTTCTCCATTTGTATTTGAAAGAGTAGTGCCAGGTATAACCCTGATTCCTGAAGAATTCTGTTTTATGCACTGGACAATCTCAATGCAAAGGTTCGTAGTGATAAATGGTCGTGAATCTAATCGGTCAAGTCCTAACGATAATGCTTCTTTGTAACTCAGAACTTCTTTAGTGGCAGGATTATCAAACTTTTTTTTTGCTACTACTGCCTTATATAAATCATCATTGGTAGTTATGATATTTTCAATTTCAGAACTTGCCTTTGCTTCTTGCAAGTGTATTGTATCAAGAAAAAGTCTTGGATTTGGTAAGTTTGTCATGGCTCCGTTTAGTTTAGCCAATGCCCTACTTGCAGTTATTGTTTTTAGTAAAATATTTTTTGTTTCAAATTCAGCCAATTTTGGCGGAAGTAAAGGCAAATCATCAAATGGTATTTTTCTGTCAAAATTTGTCATATCTTACCGAAAGTAGTTTTTACACTCATTAATTGAATAAGGGCAAATATAGCAATAGTTTACTCTCGTTTGTATTCTTAGAGTAATTTTTATTCTCATTGGTGTCTTATTTTGCATGAAACACAACTTCTGTATATAACCTATTGTTCTTATTCTGCCAATTTGGTAGGATAAACGCAATTGATTATATTTTTCTTTTATCATTTCAATTTATTCCACGTATAATACAAAATCAGAGGGATATACATAATATCAATATTAAGGCTCATTCAATATGCCCAAGAATTTCCTGTATGTATCTCATATCAGTACCTGATTCCAGTAAATGTTATAGATATTTATAGAATATCTTTTTTGAATTAATCTATTTTTATATCCAGCCATAATATTTTTCATTACCTAAATAGCAAAACATNNNNNNNNNNNNNNNNNNNNNNNNNNNNNNNNNNNNNNNNNNNNNNNNNNNNNNNNNNNNNNNNNNNNNNNNNNNNNNNNNNNNNNNNNNNNNNNNNNNNCGGATGGTTTGAAACCTCCGCAATGGTTGAAATATCTAAACGACGAAAATTGCGGAGGTTGCGGATAACAAATCCCGTTGGAAAACAACCATCCGCAAGGTGCTTCTTCAAGCGGGGACGCTTGAACTACTTTGCGGATAAACTCAAATACTCCCAAATCACAATATTTATTTTCCCGAATCTTGCTTATGTTTTTCGGGATTCAATGTTTTAGTAAACAAATAACACAGCGAGTTTGAGCATGAAATTCTCACAAAATAAGTTTCTAACCTTCTCCGAAGAAATGCAGCAAAAAAAATTGCTTGATTTCATTAACGAAATCGAAAAAAAATGGGATAATAAAGAACTCCGCTTAAATCTTATCAGGGAATTCAATCAATGTCTGGGATTTATAGATTCTGCAAAATATTTTAAGAAAAAAATTTATATTAATACAACAATTTCTTTGCGGGATTTTCTCCAAATTGTAGCACCTTTTGTAAATCAGTATGGAAGCGATTTAAGAGATTCGGATTTTATCATTTTAAAACAAGATGGAGAAAAAAATTCTACAAACAATAAAACATTTCCTCTATATCTCATTCTGAACAATCTTCGTTCCGCCTTCAATGTTGGCTCGATCATTCGCTCTGCAGAATGTTTTGGAATAAAAAAAATATATTTCTGCGGTTACACACCCACTCCCCAAAATGATAAAGTGAAGAAAACCGCTATGGGAACTGAAAAGTATCTTGAGTGGGAAATGTATAAAACAGCGGGAGAAATAATCAAAAAATTACGTGAGGAAAATATTAGAATTTATGCTGCCGAAACCGTTCAAAATGCAATATCAATTTATCAAACAAATTTTCAATCCCCGTGTGTCTTGGTGCTTGGGAATGAAGCACTCGGAATATCAAAAAAGATTCTGGAACTTTGTGATGAAATCGTTCAAATACCAATGTCCGGTTGGAAAAATTCGCTAAACGTTGGAGTAACTGCTGGAATTTGTATTTCCGAAATTAAAAGGCAATGGATGAAATCGAGGAAAAACAAAAAAAGGTGAACCACTACGGGCACAAAGAACATAAAAAAAATAGTTAAGTAAATTTGGAGTGCAACATCCGTGATGTTGCAGTGTTGTATAAAATATCACGGATATTTTACTCCAAAATGCCATAAATGTATAAAATATCACCCCTGTGAAATCCCCGTGAAATCCCAGTGAAATAAAACAGATAAAAGCATTTCACGGGATAAATAAAAAAGATAAAATCATTTCACCCGAATGAAATATCGAAAAAAATAGATTTCACTGGGCGGGCGGGATAAATAAAACAGATAATCCGCCGGCTGGCGGACACGAAGCAGGCGGATATTTCCCCAAAAATGCCATAAATGGCGTAGAATATTTAATTTTATTTGTTACCTATCCGTAAACGGATAGGCTATTTTTTTCGTGAATTCGTGGTTGTTTTTTCGCATTCCCCTTTCCCCATTTCACAATTCAAAATTCAAAATTCAAAATTTTCCTTCTCCCTTTTCCCTTCTCCCTTTTCCCTTCTCCCTTTTCCCATCGCTTTTTATATATCGCTTTCAGCGAAAAAATTATTTTCCGGTTCTATTACATAAGGTAGCTTCGCAACCTTATGCTATTCTATTTATCCCTTTCAGGGAATAGAATGTTGTAGTATTTTTTTTATGTGGTTTTGTGGCTAAAACAAATCACCTCATCAACAGCATTTTCCTCACGTAATTATTCTGTTTGGTTTTAATTCGGTAGAAATATACTCCGACTGAAACCTGATCATTCATCGCATTTTTTCCATCCCAATTAAATGAATAATTTCCGGGAGGTAATTCTTCAGCAACGATATTTTTTACCTTTTGCCCTAAAATGTTGAAAATATCTATTTGAACATCTTGCTTTTTCTTGATCCCAAAACGAATGGAAGTTCCGCTAATTGCAGCGAACGGATTTGGATAATTTTGATGAAATACAGTGCTTCCAAACGGATTTTCATCCACTGCCAGGCTGAGCACCTCAATATAATTGGCTCTTATTTTTTCAGAAGAAAATCCAAATTCATCTTCGACCGTAAGTTTAATCGTTTGTTTTCCCGAGCCTACACCATCAAAAGTGTGGGTTGGATTTTGTTCATAACTGAAAGACCCGTCTTCAAATTCCCAAAACCAAGAAGCTATGGAATCAACTGCAGAATAACTTTTATCTGTAAAATTTACCACTAAGGGTTCAGCCCCGTATAAATTATCCGCAGAAAAATTCGCAGAGATCACTCTGTTCGTCCCTGCGATTTTCACATCATCAATGAACGCACCTTCTTCCACTTCAGATTCGTCGCTATGCATTCGAAATCTTAACGAAATTGCAGTCCCCTGCGGAAATCCGGAAAGATCATAAACGTATTGAATCCAATCGTTACTGGTTGGCAGAATTCCGAGAGCACCACCACTTCCGATAAAATCAAGTTCTATCCATTCCGTTCCATCATATATTTCTGCATAAATACCATCCGTGCCATAATTTGGGAATTGATACCAGCACCAAAAAGAGAGTTCGGCATTTTTTTCCAAAATTATTCCCTCAGTTTGAAGCTTTGCATCCATGTCATTTACATAAGTCAAAGTTGCTTCATCGCCACAATACCAGCTGTATTCACCGGAAAAATTTTGCTCTGACGAGAGATGCCAGAGATCATTTTCGCCAAAATGCTCCCAGTTTTCATCACCACTTTCCATCTCGTCGAAAAATCCTATTTCACCTATTCCTATTGAAAATGTGTCTGCAAAAGTATAACCGGTTTCAGTTTCAAAATTCATTACAATTTCCGCAAAAGATGGGGTAGGGCAATTTGGCAAAATGCTTACAGGAAGAATATGGTCTGCAAACTTTTCTGCCGGAATATTTTCCAAATTAGTAACCGGTTCCAAAATTTCGATGAATGGGATCTGAGCGGTAAATTCAATTTCTACATTTTGAGATTCGGCAAATCCGGAATTTTCCATCAGGAGATGGATTTCAGCACTTTCCCCGGGTTCGGGATTATTCTCATTCTCATACTCATTATAAAAATATGAAAGAACAGGTGTTGCCCCGAGAACAGGAAGAGAACCCTGCTTAAAATATTGATCTTCTCCGGTGATTTCGTAATCCAGAAAAATCGTTTCACCATTTTGCATCTCAGAAGAGACGGAGAATAAAAAAGCATTTTCGATTATTAGCGAAGTGTTAGCCGGCACTTCCCCGATTTCGATCTGACCATCCAAGATGACTATTTTATCACTTTCTGTGTCAAGTTCCGATTCCACCTCTCCAATGGATTCCGCTCCAAAATTTCTAACCTCAATATTCATAAAAATCGTATCTCCGGGAGTGATTAATCCTTTTTGCGAATTATTTGTGGAATAGGAAACAATATCCAAATAGGGTTCAGCAACGATTATTTCGAGATTCGATTCAAAAGGAAATTTGTTGGGGGCTGTAATGGTCAGAAAAACGCTTTCACTCGGATCTGTAATTTCAAAATCAAATTCGACTTGTCCGTTGAAATTTGTGAAACCGCTTTGGTAAATCCCATCGTTTTGCATCACACAAACGAGAGCATTTTTGAAAGGGGATAAATCCTGATTTTGAACAATCACAGAATAATAATTTTCGCCTAAATGCACTGAAGAATCGCAGATTACGACCATCGAATCAAGCACATCTGTCCAAAATGGCATAGCGGGATCACCGAGTAAATTTATCTCATATTCGCACCAACGATATACATTTTCTGCTTGTGCCAGTGGAATAAATTTTGTCTTTAATGCACCCAAAGTATTTCCCGCCAGAATTATGTTTTGATCAAAAATCTGATGATAAAATTCTTGGTCGAATCTATCTGAATATCCAAAAAACGGGTTGCCCGGACTTCCCCATCCATAACGAGAATTACCGAAAAATGCTATACCTCCGCCATTTGGATTATTTAAAAAATGCTCTGCTACGCAATCATAATCAAAAGCTGCCGGCCAACAACCGATTGAATATAAATTTGAAAATGCGGGTGCGTTCGTCAGAGCATCCATATCTTCTCTATCAATATTATGATAATTTCCAATGCTCAAGGCATGCCATCCTGCGTGACCGGAATGATTGATGAAATTTTGTCCGGCATTGAGAGCATTCATCACATTTTCCGGTGTTTCATTTCCGAGCGATTGATATAATTTTTCGATGGGATCAAAACTTTGGGGAACAAACATTTCATCAATATAATTTTTATTTACACTCGAATCCGTGTAGGGATCATTCCATAAAACCATTGCGAGAAATAGCATTTCCGTAGAAAAATTTGCCGGTGGATTTTTTTCGTAGGTTAATATTTTTTCCACAAAAGCAGTTGCTTCCATAGAATTTTCTACTGAGGCTCTGCCCACAAAAACATCCGGATACATATCAATATTGTCCGCAATTTCACCGTAGATATCGTTTCCGTTTGCGTTCCAACTGCCGTCCAGATCGGAAAAATACAGATCACACGGAAGATAATTATCCTCATAACTGCCATATTCACAATCAAATGCGAATGCTTGTCGGAATGGCATAACTTCCGTATCACCGCCAAGGAGCACCCAAAGTGTGCCCCAACTTGCATAAGCATCGATGATGAAATTTCTTACTTTTTCGGCATCATCCACACCTTCATAATTTGCATAAATAAAGGAAGTTGAAACAATTTTTGCCGAAAATCCTTTTCGCTTTCTCCAATCTGCTAATGGCTGAAAATCCGCAACAAGTTCATCCGAAGTGATGATAACGTACAAATGGTCTTCAGCGGGTAAACGTGATTCGGATTGCGAAATTTCGGGTGAACATTGTTCAATTTGCATCGGATTGTTAACAGATTTCGCAACAATCTCTTCAATCATTTTTTTGCTATTCGCATTTCTTGTAGAAAAATCTATTCGATATCTTTCACTCTTTTCAAATAATATTTCAAGCGTAATATGGGAATGAAAGATTAGTTTTTTTTCAGCAGGAAGATATTGCAAGGGTGAAATAATGATCGAAGCGATATTATAACCGGCAAGATACCCATTTTTCCTAAGAGATACAATTCTTTCAGGATACGCATTTTTGCTTGAATAAATTTTTTTCGATGGTGGAATGAAATTTATCTCACTTTCATCTTTGGAAAGAACTTGGGGAGGTTGTGCCGGATAAATATTATATTTTCCGGTAAGGGTGTCGGAAATCAGAGATATTATTCTCACGGACTTAATTTTATTATTTTGGGGAATGACAAAACGCTCGATTTTTTTTGGAATGTCCGGAGCACCTACTTGTCCCAAATTTATCGCATCGGGAAATGTAATAAAATCATAACCAAATTCTTGTTGAAATTCTATCCTATTTATATCAAAATTATATTCCTGCTGAATTTCTGCGAGAAGGTTTACTGTGCTCAAAATCAAAAATAGGGCGAATAAAAAAGTAACTGAATTTTTCATATTAAATTCCTTTTAAAATTTTTGTTTTCGCTATTTATCATAAATATATTTTTTGAGTCAAATTTTGCGGAATAAAAGAACGAGATGATTTAGTGGCATTTGGAAAGAATTGCGTTTTAATTGCTGCTCTTGAATGGGCAAATTTATGATAATTTTATAAAAAGGTTTACAGAATAATCAGAATCATAAAGTTTAAATCTCATCATTTCGACAACTGGAAATTCTATTAGGAAAAATTGATTTTGAAATTTTCAATGAGTTTTTCCAAAAATTATTTTTAGATGTATTTTACTCCAAATATTTAAGGAAGTGTGGTTATTATGTTAGAAAAAAAAG is a genomic window of Candidatus Cloacimonadota bacterium containing:
- a CDS encoding Fic/DOC family N-terminal domain-containing protein: MTNFDRKIPFDDLPLLPPKLAEFETKNILLKTITASRALAKLNGAMTNLPNPRLFLDTIHLQEAKASSEIENIITTNDDLYKAVVAKKKFDNPATKEVLSYKEALSLGLDRLDSRPFITTNLCIEIVQCIKQNSSGIRVIPGTTLSNTNGEVIYTPPSGESIIRDKLANLEKFINQDVSLDPLIKMAIMHYQFEAIHPFSDGNGRTGRILLLLYLKMEKLLDIPAIYLSEYIIKNKTDYYKKLRNITENNDWEEFILYMLDMIESTANKGLIRLDNVISLMEKTSEKIKNELPKVYSKDLIEIIFRLPYTKRQFLINAGLGTLKTVGNYLILLEEKGFLDSIKVGKEKLYLNYKLMEILEK
- a CDS encoding RNA methyltransferase, whose product is MKFSQNKFLTFSEEMQQKKLLDFINEIEKKWDNKELRLNLIREFNQCLGFIDSAKYFKKKIYINTTISLRDFLQIVAPFVNQYGSDLRDSDFIILKQDGEKNSTNNKTFPLYLILNNLRSAFNVGSIIRSAECFGIKKIYFCGYTPTPQNDKVKKTAMGTEKYLEWEMYKTAGEIIKKLREENIRIYAAETVQNAISIYQTNFQSPCVLVLGNEALGISKKILELCDEIVQIPMSGWKNSLNVGVTAGICISEIKRQWMKSRKNKKR
- a CDS encoding C25 family cysteine peptidase; this translates as MKNSVTFLFALFLILSTVNLLAEIQQEYNFDINRIEFQQEFGYDFITFPDAINLGQVGAPDIPKKIERFVIPQNNKIKSVRIISLISDTLTGKYNIYPAQPPQVLSKDESEINFIPPSKKIYSSKNAYPERIVSLRKNGYLAGYNIASIIISPLQYLPAEKKLIFHSHITLEILFEKSERYRIDFSTRNANSKKMIEEIVAKSVNNPMQIEQCSPEISQSESRLPAEDHLYVIITSDELVADFQPLADWRKRKGFSAKIVSTSFIYANYEGVDDAEKVRNFIIDAYASWGTLWVLLGGDTEVMPFRQAFAFDCEYGSYEDNYLPCDLYFSDLDGSWNANGNDIYGEIADNIDMYPDVFVGRASVENSMEATAFVEKILTYEKNPPANFSTEMLFLAMVLWNDPYTDSSVNKNYIDEMFVPQSFDPIEKLYQSLGNETPENVMNALNAGQNFINHSGHAGWHALSIGNYHNIDREDMDALTNAPAFSNLYSIGCWPAAFDYDCVAEHFLNNPNGGGIAFFGNSRYGWGSPGNPFFGYSDRFDQEFYHQIFDQNIILAGNTLGALKTKFIPLAQAENVYRWCEYEINLLGDPAMPFWTDVLDSMVVICDSSVHLGENYYSVIVQNQDLSPFKNALVCVMQNDGIYQSGFTNFNGQVEFDFEITDPSESVFLTITAPNKFPFESNLEIIVAEPYLDIVSYSTNNSQKGLITPGDTIFMNIEVRNFGAESIGEVESELDTESDKIVILDGQIEIGEVPANTSLIIENAFLFSVSSEMQNGETIFLDYEITGEDQYFKQGSLPVLGATPVLSYFYNEYENENNPEPGESAEIHLLMENSGFAESQNVEIEFTAQIPFIEILEPVTNLENIPAEKFADHILPVSILPNCPTPSFAEIVMNFETETGYTFADTFSIGIGEIGFFDEMESGDENWEHFGENDLWHLSSEQNFSGEYSWYCGDEATLTYVNDMDAKLQTEGIILEKNAELSFWCWYQFPNYGTDGIYAEIYDGTEWIELDFIGSGGALGILPTSNDWIQYVYDLSGFPQGTAISLRFRMHSDESEVEEGAFIDDVKIAGTNRVISANFSADNLYGAEPLVVNFTDKSYSAVDSIASWFWEFEDGSFSYEQNPTHTFDGVGSGKQTIKLTVEDEFGFSSEKIRANYIEVLSLAVDENPFGSTVFHQNYPNPFAAISGTSIRFGIKKKQDVQIDIFNILGQKVKNIVAEELPPGNYSFNWDGKNAMNDQVSVGVYFYRIKTKQNNYVRKMLLMR